From Novosphingobium sp. 9, the proteins below share one genomic window:
- the cpaB gene encoding Flp pilus assembly protein CpaB, giving the protein MDRNKLLLLVLALVVAAGTAMAARSLFAGSAAPRAGAVVETMQPKGPKVLVAQRQLPVGTIITADALSFQDWPKELVKDAYFLDGQTDMNKLIGTVVRFPITAGQPLTQGALVKPGDRGFLAAALGPGMRAVTIPVNAKTAVGGFVFPGDRVDLVLTQEVKGDGQGQDLAAAETILRNVRVLATDQSTENETEDGKTVVHAFQTVTLEVTPRIAEKVAVAQELGQLSLSLRSIQDSSGEFEKMLADGDVKVPDGASPKQEDALMRNAMSQPMDSKSSYVTGGDVSRFQRSSMPQMAPRQQMAVAGPAVAGPVAPTRPAGPVVHVTRGKTTTDEPVSK; this is encoded by the coding sequence ATGGACAGAAATAAGCTGCTGCTTCTGGTGCTGGCGCTGGTCGTCGCGGCAGGAACCGCGATGGCGGCACGCTCGCTCTTTGCGGGCAGTGCCGCACCGCGCGCTGGAGCCGTGGTCGAGACCATGCAGCCCAAGGGCCCCAAGGTACTGGTCGCCCAGCGACAGTTGCCCGTCGGCACGATCATCACCGCCGATGCCCTGTCGTTCCAGGACTGGCCAAAGGAACTGGTGAAGGACGCCTATTTCCTCGACGGCCAGACCGACATGAACAAGCTGATCGGCACTGTCGTGCGCTTTCCGATCACGGCTGGTCAGCCGCTGACGCAAGGCGCGCTGGTGAAGCCGGGCGACCGCGGGTTCCTCGCCGCAGCACTCGGGCCGGGCATGCGCGCGGTCACGATCCCGGTCAACGCCAAGACCGCCGTGGGCGGCTTCGTGTTCCCCGGCGACCGCGTCGATCTGGTGCTGACGCAGGAGGTCAAGGGTGACGGTCAGGGCCAGGATCTGGCCGCTGCGGAAACGATCCTGCGCAACGTGCGCGTTCTCGCCACCGACCAGTCGACCGAAAACGAAACCGAAGATGGCAAGACCGTGGTCCATGCCTTCCAGACCGTCACGCTCGAAGTTACGCCCCGCATCGCCGAAAAGGTCGCCGTGGCGCAGGAACTGGGCCAGCTCAGCCTTTCGCTGCGCTCGATCCAGGACAGCAGCGGCGAGTTCGAGAAAATGCTGGCCGACGGTGACGTCAAGGTGCCCGACGGCGCCTCGCCCAAGCAGGAAGACGCGCTGATGCGCAACGCGATGAGCCAGCCGATGGACAGCAAGTCGTCTTACGTCACCGGCGGCGATGTCTCGCGGTTCCAGCGCTCGTCGATGCCGCAAATGGCACCGCGCCAACAGATGGCGGTGGCAGGTCCGGCAGTCGCTGGCCCGGTCGCTCCGACACGTCCCGCAGGCCCCGTGGTCCACGTCACTCGCGGCAAGACCACGACCGACGAACCGGTGAGCAAGTAA